ttcccgatgccacttccgcaaaacttcggactccgcctctgcgtccgcgacggccttccgctcaagtcccagttgaatttttacttgttgaagctcggccgtCTTCTCCCCAAGTGAGACAGATCCCCTCGACGGTGCCTCTCAAGGCTCGAAGCTCTTCGGTGTCTTGGGCGTTCGTAAGCTGCGCCCTGATAACCAGCTGCTTCtgaagacgaacgacctcgtccgccgctcgacggaatctccccttgtgctcctctacctgtcagcgccagctggcccgctgcacatcgtggctcatctcggcatcttgaagctgcttctggaggtcggaaactttttgcgaccatatcggctcatcccgcgctgtgagccggggtgagttcccttcctgctggccgatcctcctcttggcagccgacagctccactttaagggcgctgatcctggcctcttgagcccaagttcggtcactggcgctcttcttacattcctcaagctcttttgtgaagctcgccttcctccgactgtagtccatgatcgccttcacttgaatactcctgaagtgggcggcctcggcagcggcctcggagtagcattttttcgcctgacggagctcgccttccgacttcttcagcttcctcgtcaagtggaggacctcctttttcaaccgtcggatagtggacttcagcgggacccccaggggcaaggggagtgcttcagcgagacactgccattggaagaggcaagcgtcaaagatcgattcgttacaagaagaaaggccggaaagaaggagcagagggaggaaaaaatcatccacaaaaagaaattcggctttattaattgatcttgaagacaaatgaaaaggaagcatgataacaaaagaaaggtacaaggtcggaggtctcagacctcgggagcggggggtggagagttcggcgcggggggtgcaactgctgtggcggcgggcgaagggccggcctcgtcgtcggactcctccaagaattcgaggccaagatcgggatatctgctggccaccttctcccggcaaagctcaaaccctttggtaaatgcctccaggccgaactggacgttcagctccctcatctctgcggaggccttgaactcctccaccgcaagggtcctggcctccgagaccagaactggagtttgctcggccagctgggcgacctcggcctccgccttcctcaccgactcctccaggctccgtctctccgcctcccgggcttgtctctcctcctcccgggcttgtctttcctcttcccggtcctgtctctctctctccagggcctcccggagggcggccacctcggccgtcttcgcttgaagacgaacaacctcgtcttggcagcgctcctccgcccggaggagatcccttctcatgcggcccgacgcctcgacataggcgaagagctggtgcccgatctgcaaagacaaatggagaattacaacaaagaccgagcaactgagcaagtaaaaatccgcttacctcaaggaaggatccCAGAgtatcccaggcccgctgctcgggatcggcatggtcgatcctctccacgacatcgggcagaatgcagccgtcgagcagccgcctgatcagagccttgtcgttgaaggggttctccgatcccccctcggagcagacggactcgtctgcggcAGTTCGGTGGccgctcgccctgcgggccaccgatttccttctcctccccacggcgggcgcctccgcagggcggacctccggaatggggacctcggtcggcgggctccctgggagagcccggggggccgctggctcggcatccgaaggaatgtcgatcgccggggtcgcctggacgggcgcgaccAAGCTCGTCTCTCCCACCTTGGCCCTCTTCGCTGAgccggaggtcgtcgcgcccttcctcttctgggctctcatggacttggcgagcatccgcgtggcttcggcgtcca
Above is a genomic segment from Elaeis guineensis isolate ETL-2024a chromosome 1, EG11, whole genome shotgun sequence containing:
- the LOC140855976 gene encoding uncharacterized protein, with the translated sequence MAEEDQHQIHRSKQNQRQLNSMKKSWSTDSLASLSGSKLCLCAPTKHAGSFRCKYHRHPSNLNHIPMAHSKLSSSAEAAETAEAKLQIGHQLFAYVEASGRMRRDLLRAEERCQDEVVRLQAKTAEVAALREALERERQDREEERQAREEERQAREAERRSLEESVRKAEAEVAQLAEQTPVLVSEARTLAVEEFKASAEMRELNVQFGLEAFTKGFELCREKVASRYPDLGLEFLEESDDEAGPSPAATAVAPPAPNSPPPAPECLAEALPLPLGVPLKSTIRRLKKEVLHLTRKLKKSEGELRQAKKCYSEAAAEAAHFRSIQVKAIMDYSRRKASFTKELEESSYALQRYAIIPHYIGKDARDSFPKWK